In Fimbriiglobus ruber, a genomic segment contains:
- a CDS encoding 2OG-Fe(II) oxygenase: protein MASSISDQLLQALKAVDRPGSFAAAGSGPAPLPGLEVADFGLVGLPLNDAQAKQLKKVCRQAPYGKGEETLVDTSVRRVWQLDADRFSLTNPDWQRYLSVTVETVQRELGLEGQEMESHLYNLLLYEKGSFFLPHRDGEKLDRMVATLVVVLPSAFEGGELVVRHDGREQVIDFGTSDRNPFHTHFAAFYADCEHEVRPLRKGYRLCLVYNLALAKSKKAITAPRTGERVDAVADILRAWSDDDPPKLAVALEHQYTQDGLVWDALKGMDRTRAKVLADAATRAGCKTFLALLTLQESGSADESYVSPRRGRRYYDDDDEEGDADSYEMDEIISSELTADQWSDAAGNRPPFGRMEVELEEIVPPDAIVKVKPEQSVSGYTGNEGLTLERWYRQAAIFLWPEAHHFQVLCDSGLETAAAELQEMVTRSLAAKRADAAELREECVRFADTIMNRWIIHDGTRGTKPAALLMPSLVLLDDGALIGAFLTQVVARDPGVDPDDSFVAVCGKHGLDNFRAELAAIFDGTTGPTLGRNVRLLERLCPASPRMTGKRLAVCQSLAQKVVSVLERVDLETPWSDWRIRRVVRAELLVELTRVLITTGQIELLGQVVTYTLSAPQLYTLPAHVAALTTLGPWFAKHVKKPNEILAKWLDACCEQLEALTAQEPAAPKDFRREANVSCTCADCDELRQFLKNPAEKVHRFRVRQDRRNHLGNIVQNDRLDVTCVTDSSGSPHTLVCTKSTASYEAKLKTYHEHLAQLATLRSIRKGLPV, encoded by the coding sequence GTGGCCAGTTCGATTTCCGATCAATTGCTACAAGCGCTGAAAGCGGTCGACCGCCCGGGCTCGTTCGCCGCGGCCGGCAGCGGACCCGCTCCGTTGCCCGGCCTGGAGGTCGCCGACTTCGGGTTAGTCGGCCTCCCTCTGAACGACGCGCAGGCGAAACAACTCAAGAAGGTCTGCCGTCAGGCTCCGTATGGCAAGGGCGAGGAAACGCTCGTCGATACCAGCGTGCGCCGCGTCTGGCAGCTCGACGCCGACCGATTCTCGCTGACGAACCCCGACTGGCAAAGATACCTGAGCGTAACGGTCGAGACTGTCCAACGGGAACTGGGCCTGGAAGGGCAGGAGATGGAAAGCCACCTCTACAACCTGCTCCTGTATGAGAAAGGGAGCTTCTTTCTCCCCCACCGGGACGGCGAGAAACTTGACCGAATGGTCGCCACCCTGGTCGTCGTCCTCCCGTCGGCGTTCGAGGGCGGCGAACTGGTGGTCCGGCACGACGGGCGCGAGCAGGTCATCGACTTCGGCACCTCGGACCGCAACCCGTTCCACACCCACTTCGCCGCCTTTTATGCCGACTGCGAACACGAGGTCCGCCCCTTACGGAAAGGTTACCGCCTGTGCCTCGTCTATAATCTCGCCCTCGCGAAATCGAAGAAAGCGATCACGGCCCCGCGCACGGGAGAACGGGTCGACGCGGTGGCGGACATTCTCCGCGCGTGGTCCGACGACGATCCCCCGAAATTGGCCGTGGCGCTCGAACACCAGTACACGCAGGACGGCCTCGTGTGGGACGCCCTCAAAGGGATGGACCGGACCCGGGCCAAGGTTCTCGCGGACGCGGCGACCCGGGCGGGGTGCAAAACCTTCCTGGCGTTGCTCACACTTCAGGAATCGGGCTCGGCGGATGAGTCCTACGTCTCGCCGCGTCGTGGGCGGAGGTACTACGACGACGATGACGAGGAGGGCGACGCCGATAGTTACGAGATGGACGAAATCATCTCCTCGGAACTGACGGCCGACCAGTGGAGCGATGCCGCCGGCAACCGGCCGCCGTTCGGCCGCATGGAGGTTGAGTTGGAAGAGATTGTCCCGCCGGACGCGATCGTGAAAGTGAAGCCCGAGCAGAGCGTCTCGGGCTATACCGGGAACGAGGGGCTGACCCTCGAACGATGGTATCGTCAGGCGGCGATCTTCCTCTGGCCCGAAGCGCACCACTTCCAGGTTCTCTGCGACAGCGGGCTGGAAACCGCCGCCGCGGAACTCCAGGAGATGGTCACCCGGTCGCTGGCCGCGAAGCGGGCGGACGCGGCCGAACTCCGGGAAGAATGTGTCCGGTTCGCGGACACGATCATGAATCGTTGGATCATCCACGACGGAACGCGCGGCACGAAACCGGCCGCGTTGCTGATGCCGTCCCTGGTGCTGCTCGACGACGGCGCACTCATCGGTGCCTTCCTCACACAGGTTGTGGCCCGCGACCCGGGGGTGGACCCCGATGACTCCTTCGTCGCGGTGTGCGGCAAGCACGGTCTGGACAACTTCCGCGCGGAACTGGCCGCCATCTTCGACGGTACGACGGGTCCGACCCTCGGCCGCAACGTCCGTCTCCTGGAGCGGCTCTGCCCGGCCAGTCCGCGGATGACCGGCAAACGGCTCGCGGTCTGCCAGTCGCTCGCCCAGAAAGTTGTGTCGGTCCTCGAACGTGTCGACCTGGAAACGCCCTGGTCTGACTGGCGTATCCGGCGCGTCGTTCGGGCCGAGCTGCTCGTCGAACTGACCCGGGTTCTGATTACCACGGGGCAAATCGAACTGCTGGGGCAAGTCGTGACGTACACGCTGTCCGCCCCACAACTTTACACGCTGCCCGCGCACGTGGCGGCCCTGACGACCCTCGGCCCCTGGTTCGCGAAGCACGTCAAGAAGCCCAACGAAATCCTTGCGAAGTGGCTCGATGCCTGTTGCGAACAACTCGAAGCGCTGACCGCTCAGGAGCCGGCCGCCCCGAAGGATTTCCGCCGGGAGGCGAACGTCTCCTGCACGTGTGCGGACTGCGACGAACTCCGGCAATTCTTGAAGAACCCGGCTGAGAAAGTCCACCGCTTCCGCGTCCGACAGGACCGCCGAAATCACCTCGGAAATATCGTGCAGAACGACCGGTTGGACGTGACCTGCGTGACTGATAGCAGTGGCTCGCCCCACACGCTGGTTTGCACGAAGTCCACGGCGTCATACGAGGCGAAACTGAAGACGTACCACGAACATTTGGCACAGCTGGCCACACTACGGTCGATCCGGAAGGGACTGCCAGTGTAG